In a single window of the Acyrthosiphon pisum isolate AL4f chromosome X, pea_aphid_22Mar2018_4r6ur, whole genome shotgun sequence genome:
- the LOC100568835 gene encoding meiosis-specific with OB domain-containing protein: MSSQMLLHDTHDSLKYKYLLRIPTCPRHMYINIEDIHSSGKEMSGKFCCLLAAVRCVKLTKLIKTKIGKEAFLKEIIVMDKTNPTLVVRIWDKELSERAAQWIPKKTILSFSNLYLEWNVFKKSMTAVVSNKTIITEDPITNEANDLKNYANTHLTGLSTKLNINIPNLSTITDIMTCKRVLVKSNEISRQFTAVLYAIVSKFNIDGLSPLVLTKWQVILLF, from the exons ATGTCATCTCAAATGTTGCTACATGATACTCATGATTCTTTGAAGTATAAATATCTTCTCAGAATTCCTACTTGTCCACGAcacatgtatattaatattgaggATATCCATTCTAGTGGAAAAGAGATGAGTGGGAAATTTTGTTGTTTGTTGGCTGCAGTAAGATGT GTAAagttaactaaattaataaaaaccaaaattggcAAGGAAGCGTTCttaaaagaaattattgtcatgGACAAAACAAACCCTACACTTGTAGTAAGAATTTGGGATAAGGAACTATCAGAAAGAGCTGCACAATGGATACCAAAAAAaacaa tctTGTCTTTCTCAAATTTATACTTGGAATGGAATGTTTTTAAAAAGAGCATGACAGCTGTTGTTtccaataaaacaattattaccgAAGATCCAATTACAAATGAAgctaacgatttaaaaaattacgCAAATACACACTTGACTGGCCTGTCtactaaattaaacattaacatTCCCAATT tgtCAACTATAACAGACATCATGACTTGTAAACGAGTTTTAGTGAAGTCTAATGAAATTAGTAGACAATTTACAGCTGTCTTATATGCAATTGTGAGCAAGTTTAATATTGATGGACTGTCTCCATTGGTTTTAACTAAGTGgcaagtaattttattattctaa
- the LOC100164336 gene encoding dimethyladenosine transferase-like, whose amino-acid sequence MPKVKKEKGPSDYGRQGIMFKKDFGQHILKNPLIIQGMVEKSALLPTDTVLEIGPGTGNLTVKLLERVKTVIACEIDVRLVAELKKRVMNTPYQNKLQIRVGDVLKSELPFFNVLVANIPYQISSPLVFKLLLHRPFFRCAVLMFQREFAYRLVAKPGDKLYCRLSINTQLLARVDLIMKVGKNNFRPPPKVESNVVRIEPRNPPPPINFNEWDGLTRIAFSRKNKTLGAIFKQNAVAVTLEKNYRVYCSLKNQKIEDDFDIKQKLDDVLNKNDFCDKRARKMDIDEFIELLLAFHKEGIHFQ is encoded by the exons ATGCCCAAAGTGAAAAAGGAAAAAGGTCCTAGTGACTATGGCAGACAag GAATTATGTTCAAAAAGGATTTTGGACAACATATATTAAAGAATCCACTTATTATTCAAGGAATGGTAGAAAAGTCAGCTTTATTACCTACAGATACTGTACTTGAAATTGGCCCTGGAACAGGAAACTTAACTGTTAAGTTACTGGAACGTGTTAAGACAGTGATAGCTTGTGAAATTGATGTTAG GTTAGTGGCCGAGTTGAAAAAGCGTGTTATGAACACTCCttaccaaaataaattgcaaataaGAGTTGGAGATGTCCTTAAATCTGAATTACCATTTTTCAATGTGCTTGTGGCTAATATTCCGTATCAAATATCATCTCCTCTGGTTTTCAAGTTACTTTTACACAG GCCTTTTTTCCGGTGTGCTGTACTTATGTTCCAACGAGAATTCGCATATCGTCTTGTGGCCAAGCCTGGAGACAAACTTTACTGCCGTTTATCAATCAACACACAGCTATTAGCTAGAGTTGATCTTATAATGAAA gttggaaaaaataattttagacctCCACCAAAAGTAGAGTCCAATGTGGTGCGTATAGAACCTCGTAATCCACCACCTCCCATTAACTTCAACGAATGGGATGGCTTAACAAGAATTGCATTctccagaaaaaataaaacattaggtgcaatttttaaacaaaatgctGTTGCAGTAACATTAGAGAAAAATTATAGAGTTTATTGTTCTTTAAAAAATCAA aaaatagaaGACGACTttgatattaaacaaaaactggacgatgttttaaacaaaaatgatttttgtgATAAAAGAGCAAGAAAAATGGAtattgatgaatttattga attaCTACTTGCCTTTCATAAAGAAGGAATTCATTTTcaatga
- the LOC103309593 gene encoding nucleoporin GLE1-like: MAPNASPFFNFNMDNHAIHVQKNVCHNFNYSNKTSTISLFRSRLKSIREQFVAVNSHYLRENVIESVSHYSPSTFVRKEKTENTWLNDMRSVSCMRLDFMRKMIIQQTMREKMELWQQKKNEIVRNRKFDISFKSEFQRDEILVKKENYKMIFDQIKERAHVADKQAINIDHQQRSREICFKAVLTKAVLIGNILNSYFNNQQLVLKVGKQIEDYHSMESRLDVLKNIKVVEEAPLIAAQSLLKDLTLYKNNVVMPIQAEIETLKVQMDKKRNLLHVFSANKPVEHMVKNVRRQYVALVKNNKLLINNLTSARELPFVNDPTTKVFRQNVIKVINTLVNTISTTNVTHLTDKYNKLNALLSGKLVCVANTQVMIGENKEALAFCMQTLATKIVNYAEEVICVKTQAAYEIATIITKLWNVHQQFGKILFAEMKQKCPLLVPFYYPIAKHLNCEQIDHKSFGYKFDSLGNVESDAKYLQRMTGIIRLYASLIVTSSKCNQPVIGLSQAWIFVAGTLNQNPVADITATILVEFLKIVGFAMHQGYGNQFIKLLQYINTHFLKKIILVTPEGNGGPITRLNSFLSRSLCTGSIEEPTGILFDF; this comes from the coding sequence ATGGCTCCAAATGCATCACcattctttaattttaacatgGACAATCACGCTATTCATGTTCAAAAAAATGTCTGCCATAATTTCAATTACAGTAATAAAACTAGTACAATATCGCTGTTCAGAAGTCGTTTGAAATCAATACGAGAACAGTTTGTAGCTGTCAACAGCCATTATTTAAGGGAAAACGTCATAGAATCAGTCAGTCATTATTCGCCTTCGACTTTTGTTAGAAAggaaaaaactgaaaatacatGGCTGAATGATATGCGATCCGTTTCATGTATGCGTTTGGATTTTATGCGCAAGATGATAATTCAACAAACAATGAGGGAAAAAATGGAGCTTTggcaacagaaaaaaaatgaaattgtacgAAATAGAAAATTTGACATTTCATTCAAATCAGAATTTCAACGTGATGAAATTTtggttaaaaaagaaaattataaaatgattttcgaTCAAATTAAAGAACGCGCACACGTGGCAGATAAACAGGCAATAAACATTGATCACCAACAACGTAGTAGAGAAATTTGCTTCAAAGCTGTCTTGACAAAAGCGGTTTTAATAGGAAATATTTTGAACAGTTACTTCAACAATCAACAGTTAGTATTAAAAGTTGGCAAACAAATCGAGGATTATCATTCAATGGAGTCAAGATTAGATGTCTTAAAGAATATTAAAGTTGTCGAAGAAGCTCCATTAATTGCCGCACAAAGCTTGTTAAAGGAcctaacattatataaaaataatgtagttatGCCAATTCAAGCAGAAATAGAAACATTAAAGGTACAAAtggataaaaaaagaaatttattacATGTATTCTCTGCTAATAAGCCGGTTGAGCACATGGTTAAAAATGTCAGACGACAATATGTTGCtttagtgaaaaataataaattattaattaacaacttAACCAGTGCAAGAGAATTACCATTTGTAAATGATCCAACAACAAAAGTATTTAGGCAAAAtgtaattaaagtaattaacaCACTAGTTAATACTATATCAACTACAAATGTCACACATttaactgataaatataataagctaAACGCATTGCTGAGTGGAAAACTTGTCTGCGTTGCAAACACACAAGTTATGATTGGTGAGAATAAGGAAGCATTGGCATTTTGTATGCAAACTTTAGCTACAAAAATAGTGAACTATGCAGAGGAAGTAATATGTGTGAAGACTCAAGCGGCTTATGAAATTGCAACAATTATAACTAAGCTTTGGAATGTTCATCAGCAATTTGGTAAAATTCTTTTTGCcgaaatgaaacaaaaatgtccTTTGCTAGTTCCATTTTACTATCCTATAGCAAAACATTTGAATTGTGAGCAGATAGACCACAAATCATTTGGTTACAAGTTTGATTCTTTAGGAAATGTTGAATCTGATGCCAAGTATCTACAGCGTATGACAGGTATTATACGACTTTATGCATCTCTTATAGTTACCTCATCGAAATGTAACCAACCAGTAATTGGTCTAAGTCAAGCATGGATTTTTGTAGCGGGAACATTAAATCAAAACCCAGTTGCAGACATTACAGCTACTATATTGGttgaatttctaaaaattgttgGTTTTGCAATGCATCAAGGATATGGAAATCAGTTcattaaattgttacaatatattaatacacactttttaaaaaaaatcatattggtGACACCCGAAGGTAATGGAGGACCTATTACTCGTTTAAATAGCTTCTTGTCAAGAAGTCTATGTACTGGGTCTATTGAAGAACCTACAGGTATACtatttgatttttga